GAGTGAAATAGCGCCCTCCAAAGTCCTAATctggaggaggaaaaaaaaaagaacagggcCTGGCAGGTCAacgtcccttttttttcttttgttttggtaATGCAAAaacgttccttttttttttttttttcatgcaaacGTTCATTTGCCCTGGCCTCCAGCTAAACCTGAGATATGTTTCCCCAAATGCAGCCTCCGTTTCAAATTTTTCGCCTTCTTCTATTCCCAACTTGGCTTTCGTCCCCATCCCGAACCTGCCGGCTCTCAATCCGGCACCCAATTGACTCGGCACCACGTCACGCGGGACCGCCTCCGGTGCGGGGATCCGATGGGATATCCACGCCATGGCTGACTCATCCCACGATTTCTTTATCCTAATCCCTCCCCCACTTGCGTTAGTGACTCCTCAATTTAGCTCATTCTCTGCTTGTTTCCATTCGTTTACATCCCTCCACCAACACCTTCTATTTATCTGGCTCCTAATCTATACGCAGATAAATATTACTGTAAAATAACCTTCTATTCCGCTATAAATATCCTCTTCTCGTGCCCTCCCAAAACACAGGCCAAGACCACCTCTTTGTTGTTGGATCCTTTACCTTTCTTGTTCCGCGTTCTTTTTTTCTGAGTCCTCAAAGGTTCCAGGAGGAGAAGATGACGATTTCCATTGAGCAGCCTCAGATTGGTAGGcttcatttttgataaatttgGTTCTTGATAGGTTTTTTATGTATGTAAAGTTAGCATAGTTTGATTCTTTTGGTGTTGATATTTTTTTGGCTCAGAGGTGGAAGTGGAAGACAAGAAGGTTCCCAGGGAGTTGGTGTTGGATGGTGGTTTCATGGTGCCCGAGACCAATTCCTTTGGTCATACTTTTAGGTATATCCTCCTCTATACGTACTTCTGTCCTTTGTTTTTCCCCCTTCTTTATGGACTTTTTGTTGAAGATTTGCATGGCCCACTTCTTGACATGGCTGCGATTATTGGGCTTTTATTAGACCGTTTtcaaacttttctttttcttcctttttgatgaaagAATGTCTTAAAAAATGCACCAACCTGAAAGGGCCAAATTTCTAAAATCCTTtccaacatatccaaaatattgaataaaaaataatgcaGGGACTATGATGTCGAATCTGAGAGGAAGAAGGCTGTCGAAGAGTTCTATCGCACGAACCACATTCATCAAACCTACGATTTCGTACGTACCCTGTTCTAATTTGTTCAGCGAAGACCGGTGATTGTGGTTTGGCTGAGAGCTAATGAAAGCGTGATGCTATGATGCAGGTGACGAGGATGAGGGAAGAGTACGGCAAGTTGGATAGGGTGGAGATGAGCATCTGGGAATGCATAGAACTGCTCAATGAGTTCATTGATGACAGTGATCCTGATCTCGATGAGCCCCAGATCGAGCACTTGCTGCAGACTGCGGAAGCAATCAGGAAGGACTATCCTGATGAGGATTGGCTGCACTTAACTGGCTTAATTCATGGTATGATCACAGAAATATAGCCAAAGCACATAATGAAATTTAAAAACCCAGTTGAACTTTTATCCAAAGCAGTTCTTGGTAGCCCAGTTAGCTTCTCTAATTTAGATATAGTTGATGGTTTGGTTAGTTCCATCCATTCACCATATCATTATACTGTTTGGTAGACAATTTCCGAATGTCCTCCTGAAATCAGAGGATGAATGGATGGCTTTGATTTATTCATTGCACTTTGGCTTCTGAACTTTGTTACGGGAATTGCATCTGATAATGCTTCTCTTGCCGGATTTCAGATCTTGGAAAAGTTCTTCTCCATCAAAACTTTGGACAACTTCCCCAGTGGGCTGTTGTGGGTGAGCATCACCTTTCTGTCTCCCTTCTGTTTCTCAATCGTATGCTTTCTCGCTTCTGATTACTAAGATGCGTCTTTTAGGTGACACGTTCCCTGTGGGGTGCGCTTTTGATGAATGTAATGTTCACCACAAGGTATATATATCATTCATGTTAAACTGATTGCACCACGATTCTAAGATGTGATTTGAAGAAATTATCTAGCTTATGTCATTCTAAAAGTTTACCATTATTAATCATAACAGTATTTCAAAGAAAACCCTGACTACAGCAATCCTAAATACAACACCAAACTGGGAGCTTATTCTGAAGGTTGCGGACTTGACAACGTATTGATGTCTTGGGGACATGATGACTATATGTACTTGGTATATATGTCTTCTTTTTTTGTAGTATCTCATATTTCTTTGTGAATATCATTATtgtatgattcaaaattatatgtTTATCGGTAGATGTTAgtttaattcttttttaatctcaGGTGGCCAAAGAGAATAAGACCACTTTGCCTTCAGCTGCCTTGTTCATCATCCGCTACCattccttctatcgtgagttcgtgAACTAATGACTTCTTTTCATCAAATTTTCTCTTATCATACTTGGAGTATGTCTCTCCTACTATTTGAACTCAAAATGCCAATGCTTCATGTTTGTTTCAGCATTGCACAAGCATGGAGCCTATCAATACCTCATGAATGATGAGGACAAAGAAAATCTGAAATGGCTGCATATTTTTAAGTAAGATCTCCTATGAtccatctttttcaaaaaaaaaaaaatctaccgcTAGAATGATGCTGTATTAAGTTTCAGATACGAACCATGTCGGTGAAAATTCAGATACGAGCAGAGTACTAACAACTTGTTCTTTCCAACTATGTGCAGCAAATATGACCTTTACAGCAAGAGTAAAGTTAGAATAGATGTAGAGAAAGTGAAGCCATACTACTTATCACTTATCGAAAAGGTTAGCATCTCCATCCTAAACTCCCTTGACCTCGGCTGaggcctttttttcttttcttttgagggAAATGGTGGTAATACCACCTCAAATTTCATTTATCAATGAAATTAGACACAAATAATAGGTAAGAAGGAAAGAATGACAGAAGGGGAGAGGATTTGTAGGTCTCATGGAGAGTTGAGCACCTCCATGTTCATCTACATAGCCACTCCAAGA
The sequence above is a segment of the Elaeis guineensis isolate ETL-2024a chromosome 7, EG11, whole genome shotgun sequence genome. Coding sequences within it:
- the LOC140859089 gene encoding probable inositol oxygenase; the protein is MTISIEQPQIEVEVEDKKVPRELVLDGGFMVPETNSFGHTFRDYDVESERKKAVEEFYRTNHIHQTYDFVTRMREEYGKLDRVEMSIWECIELLNEFIDDSDPDLDEPQIEHLLQTAEAIRKDYPDEDWLHLTGLIHDLGKVLLHQNFGQLPQWAVVGDTFPVGCAFDECNVHHKYFKENPDYSNPKYNTKLGAYSEGCGLDNVLMSWGHDDYMYLVAKENKTTLPSAALFIIRYHSFYPLHKHGAYQYLMNDEDKENLKWLHIFNKYDLYSKSKVRIDVEKVKPYYLSLIEKYFPVKLRW